The following are encoded in a window of Streptomyces sp. 11x1 genomic DNA:
- a CDS encoding VOC family protein yields the protein MQYTLEVIPLPVSDIDRARDFYRDKVGFHVDIDQEVMPGMRIVQLTPPGSGCSIALGDAIWDMAQGETTPAPGSYQGLQLCVADIKAAHAELRERGLDVSDPVQYTPDDGATFMYFKDPDGNGWSIQEYRRRATEPLHQVLAELAERQ from the coding sequence ATGCAGTACACGCTCGAAGTGATTCCGCTGCCGGTGAGCGACATCGACCGGGCCCGGGACTTCTACCGGGACAAGGTCGGTTTCCACGTCGACATCGACCAGGAGGTCATGCCGGGCATGCGCATCGTCCAGCTGACTCCCCCGGGCTCCGGCTGTTCGATCGCCCTCGGCGACGCCATCTGGGACATGGCCCAGGGCGAGACCACGCCGGCCCCCGGCTCCTACCAGGGCCTGCAGCTCTGCGTCGCCGACATCAAGGCCGCCCACGCCGAGCTCCGCGAACGCGGCCTCGACGTCTCCGATCCCGTCCAGTACACCCCCGACGACGGCGCCACCTTCATGTACTTCAAGGACCCGGACGGCAACGGCTGGTCGATCCAGGAGTACCGGCGCAGGGCCACGGAGCCGCTGCACCAGGTGCTGGCGGAGCTGGCGGAACGGCAGTAG
- a CDS encoding bifunctional [glutamine synthetase] adenylyltransferase/[glutamine synthetase]-adenylyl-L-tyrosine phosphorylase, which translates to MTAPGRRSSTYSRLLRHGFTDAGAAERLLESEELSAVRSDPVLLDALGATADPDLALLGLVRLLEAQPDRTARRAVLDTLIAAKPLRDRLLGVLGASAALGDHLARHAQDWQALVTYEPRDLHPGVEEFERGLAEATDPVSLRVAYRRCLLSIAARDVCGTTDVAQTAAELADLATATLRAALAIARAAAPEDAELCRLAVIAMGKCGGHELNYVSDVDVIFVGETADGADEQKAIRAATRLASHMMRVCSETTVEGSIWPVDANLRPEGRNGPLVRTLSSHLAYYQRWAKTWEFQALLKARPIAGDLELGEAYVAALEPLVWKAAERENFVTDVQRMRRRVVENIPAAEVDRQLKLGPGGLRDVEFAVQMLQLVHGRGDTSLRSGTTLDALGALAAGGYVGRADAAQLDAAYRFLRSMEHRIQLYRLRRTHLVPEGDDDLRRIGRSLGLRTDPIAELNREWRRHAAVVRRLHEKLFYRPLLDAVAQLAPGEIRLSADAARERLVALGYADPASALRHLEALASGVSRKAAIQRTLLPVLLGWFADSADPDAGLLNFRKVSDALGRTPWYLRLLRDEGAAAENLARVLSAGRLAPDLLLRAPEAVSLLGDGDGVAGGAGGLEARERAHLEQEILAAVGRADGAQQGVTAARGVRRRELFRTAAMDIVGSYGTESTPATADQGALVDLVGGAVSDLTAATLAGTLRAVVREGWGDTLPTRFAVIGMGRFGGHELGYGSDADVLFVHEPREGADEQEAALAANAVVSEMHRLLQLPSADPPLLIDADLRPEGKTGPLVRTLKSYEAYYRRWSLVWESQALLRAEPVAGDAELGRRFMDLVDPLRYPADGLGEDAVREIRRLKARMESERMPRGADPTLHTKLGRGGLSDVEWTVQLLQLQHGHRESGLRTTRTRAALAAAREAGLVSAGDAAILDEAWVLATRVRNAVMLVRGRAGDTFPSHGRELAAVGRYLGYGPGHVGDMLDDYRRITRRARAVVDELFYGG; encoded by the coding sequence ATGACGGCGCCGGGGCGCAGGAGCAGTACGTACTCGCGACTGCTGCGGCACGGTTTCACCGATGCCGGCGCCGCCGAGCGGCTGCTGGAGAGCGAGGAGCTGTCGGCCGTACGGAGCGACCCGGTCCTGCTGGACGCGCTCGGGGCGACCGCCGACCCCGACCTCGCCCTGCTGGGCCTCGTACGACTGCTGGAGGCGCAGCCGGACCGTACGGCCCGGCGGGCGGTGCTGGACACGTTGATAGCGGCCAAGCCGCTGCGGGACCGGCTGCTGGGGGTGCTCGGCGCGTCCGCCGCGCTCGGTGACCATCTGGCCCGGCACGCGCAGGACTGGCAGGCGCTCGTGACGTACGAGCCACGGGATCTGCACCCGGGCGTCGAGGAATTCGAACGGGGGCTCGCGGAGGCCACCGACCCCGTCTCCCTGCGGGTCGCCTACCGCCGCTGCCTGCTCTCCATCGCCGCCCGCGACGTCTGCGGTACGACGGACGTCGCCCAGACCGCCGCCGAGCTGGCCGACCTCGCCACCGCCACGCTGCGCGCCGCCCTCGCGATCGCCCGCGCCGCCGCACCCGAGGACGCGGAGCTGTGCCGGCTCGCGGTGATCGCCATGGGCAAGTGCGGCGGCCACGAACTCAACTACGTCTCCGACGTCGATGTCATCTTCGTCGGGGAGACGGCGGACGGGGCGGACGAGCAGAAGGCGATCCGGGCCGCCACCCGGCTCGCCTCGCACATGATGCGGGTCTGCTCCGAGACGACCGTCGAGGGCAGCATCTGGCCGGTCGACGCCAACCTACGGCCGGAGGGGCGCAACGGCCCGCTCGTCAGGACGCTCAGCAGCCATCTGGCTTACTACCAGCGGTGGGCGAAGACCTGGGAGTTCCAGGCGCTGCTCAAGGCCCGGCCGATCGCGGGGGACCTCGAACTGGGCGAGGCGTACGTCGCCGCGCTCGAACCGCTCGTCTGGAAGGCGGCCGAGCGGGAGAACTTCGTCACCGACGTGCAGCGCATGCGGCGCCGGGTGGTGGAGAACATCCCGGCCGCCGAGGTCGACCGGCAACTCAAGCTGGGGCCGGGCGGGTTGCGGGACGTCGAGTTCGCCGTCCAGATGCTCCAGCTGGTGCACGGGCGCGGGGACACATCCCTGCGCAGCGGGACCACCCTCGACGCGCTGGGCGCGCTGGCCGCCGGCGGATACGTGGGGCGGGCGGACGCGGCCCAACTCGACGCGGCCTACCGCTTCCTGCGCTCCATGGAACACCGCATCCAGCTCTACCGGCTGCGCCGCACCCACCTCGTCCCCGAGGGCGACGACGACCTGCGGCGGATCGGCCGTTCCCTCGGCCTGCGCACCGATCCGATCGCCGAGCTGAACCGCGAGTGGCGGCGCCACGCGGCCGTCGTACGACGGCTGCACGAGAAGCTCTTCTACCGGCCGCTCCTCGACGCCGTCGCCCAACTCGCCCCCGGCGAGATCAGGTTGAGCGCCGACGCGGCCCGCGAACGCCTCGTCGCCCTCGGCTACGCCGACCCGGCCTCGGCCCTGCGCCACCTGGAGGCCCTGGCCTCCGGCGTCTCCCGCAAGGCGGCCATCCAACGCACGCTGCTGCCCGTGCTGTTGGGGTGGTTCGCCGACTCCGCCGACCCGGACGCCGGCCTGCTCAACTTCCGCAAGGTCTCCGACGCGCTCGGCCGAACCCCCTGGTACCTCCGGCTGTTGCGGGACGAGGGCGCGGCGGCGGAGAACCTGGCGCGCGTGCTGTCCGCGGGGCGCCTGGCACCCGACCTGCTCCTGCGCGCCCCCGAGGCGGTCTCGCTGCTCGGTGACGGGGACGGGGTCGCCGGTGGCGCCGGCGGTCTCGAAGCCCGTGAGCGCGCGCACCTGGAGCAGGAGATCCTCGCCGCCGTGGGCCGGGCCGACGGCGCCCAGCAGGGCGTCACGGCCGCGCGTGGCGTCCGCCGCCGGGAACTGTTCCGTACGGCCGCCATGGACATCGTCGGCTCCTACGGCACCGAGTCGACGCCGGCGACCGCCGACCAGGGTGCCCTCGTGGACCTCGTCGGCGGCGCGGTCTCCGACCTCACGGCCGCGACCCTCGCGGGCACCCTGCGGGCCGTGGTCCGCGAGGGCTGGGGCGACACGCTCCCCACCCGTTTCGCGGTGATCGGCATGGGCCGCTTCGGCGGTCACGAACTGGGCTACGGCTCCGACGCCGACGTCCTGTTCGTCCACGAGCCGCGCGAGGGCGCCGACGAACAGGAGGCGGCCCTCGCCGCGAACGCGGTCGTCTCCGAGATGCACCGCCTGCTCCAGCTCCCGAGCGCCGACCCGCCGCTCCTCATCGACGCGGACCTGCGCCCCGAGGGCAAGACCGGCCCGCTCGTACGGACGCTGAAGTCGTACGAGGCCTACTACCGCCGGTGGTCGCTGGTGTGGGAGTCGCAGGCGCTGCTGCGCGCCGAACCGGTCGCCGGGGACGCGGAGCTGGGCCGCCGCTTCATGGACCTCGTCGATCCGCTGCGCTACCCGGCGGACGGACTCGGCGAAGACGCCGTGCGCGAGATCCGGCGTCTCAAGGCCCGCATGGAGTCGGAGCGGATGCCGCGCGGTGCCGATCCGACCCTCCACACCAAACTCGGCCGCGGCGGCCTCTCCGACGTCGAGTGGACCGTCCAGCTCCTCCAACTCCAGCACGGCCACCGCGAGTCGGGCCTGCGCACGACCCGCACCCGTGCGGCCCTGGCCGCCGCCCGCGAGGCCGGCCTGGTGAGCGCCGGGGACGCGGCCATACTGGACGAGGCCTGGGTCCTGGCCACCCGCGTCCGCAACGCGGTGATGCTCGTACGGGGCCGCGCGGGCGACACGTTCCCCTCCCACGGCCGCGAACTCGCCGCCGTGGGAAGGTACTTGGGGTACGGCCCCGGCCATGTGGGCGACATGCTCGACGACTATCGCCGCATCACACGACGGGCTCGGGCGGTGGTGGACGAGCTGTTCTACGGGGGGTGA
- a CDS encoding phosphatase PAP2 family protein, whose product MGETTVTTLEEGREQAAPRSVTGAPEQQRFLHRLRVPRRPRLWFEILLIAVSYWTYSLIRNAVPEQKTQALKNADWIWKVEHHLGIAVEETINHSVNSVTWLIVGMNYYYATLHFIVTLGVLVWIYRSHPGRYAATRLVLFATTAVALVGYYLYPLAPPRLMTNEHFIDTVVVHQTWGSMASGDLKNMSNQYAAMPSMHIGWSLWCGLTIFALASVPWVRVLGLLYPTLTLVVIVATANHFWLDAVGGMLCLAFGYGVARAWYGTLPYALPRQVTGGIREPELEPVKA is encoded by the coding sequence ATGGGTGAAACGACCGTGACGACACTCGAGGAAGGCCGGGAGCAGGCCGCTCCGCGGTCCGTCACGGGCGCGCCGGAGCAGCAGAGGTTCCTGCACCGGCTGCGGGTCCCGCGCAGGCCGCGTCTGTGGTTCGAGATCCTGCTGATCGCGGTGAGTTACTGGACGTACTCCCTGATCCGCAACGCGGTCCCGGAGCAGAAGACGCAGGCGCTGAAGAACGCCGACTGGATCTGGAAGGTGGAGCACCACCTCGGGATCGCGGTCGAGGAGACGATCAACCACTCCGTGAACTCGGTGACATGGCTGATCGTCGGCATGAACTACTACTACGCGACCCTGCACTTCATCGTCACGCTCGGTGTCCTCGTGTGGATCTACCGTAGTCATCCGGGCCGTTACGCGGCGACACGTCTGGTCCTCTTCGCGACCACCGCGGTGGCCCTGGTGGGCTACTACCTCTACCCGCTGGCCCCGCCCAGGCTGATGACCAACGAGCACTTCATCGACACGGTCGTCGTCCACCAGACCTGGGGCTCCATGGCCTCGGGCGACCTGAAGAACATGTCCAACCAGTACGCGGCGATGCCGTCCATGCACATCGGCTGGTCGCTGTGGTGCGGGCTGACGATCTTCGCGCTGGCGTCGGTGCCGTGGGTGCGGGTACTGGGCCTGCTCTACCCCACGCTGACACTCGTCGTCATCGTCGCCACCGCCAACCACTTCTGGCTGGACGCGGTCGGCGGCATGCTCTGCCTGGCCTTCGGCTACGGCGTGGCCCGCGCCTGGTACGGCACCCTGCCGTACGCGCTGCCGCGCCAGGTGACGGGGGGCATCCGGGAACCGGAACTGGAACCGGTCAAGGCGTAG
- a CDS encoding LacI family DNA-binding transcriptional regulator: MTTRLADIAAQAGVSEATVSRVLNGKPGVAATTRQSVLAALDVLGYERPVRLRQRSAGLVGLITPELENPIFPALAQVIGQALTRQGYTPVLATQTPGGSTEDELTEMLVDRGVAGIIFVSGLHADTSADMQRYEQLRAQGVPFVLVDGFSPKVQAPFISPDDRAAMSLAVTHLVSLGHTRIGLALGPKRFVPVQRKIEGFVRTMQDQLGLQAATVESELVQHSLYTLEGGQAAAMALIDRDCTAVVCASDMMALGAIRAARQRGLEVPDDISVVGFDDSPLIAFTDPPLTTVRKPVPAMGQAAVRTLLEEIGGTPAPHSEFVFMPELVVRGSTASAPGDRSRT, translated from the coding sequence GTGACCACACGGCTTGCCGATATCGCAGCCCAGGCGGGGGTCAGCGAGGCGACTGTCAGCCGCGTCCTGAACGGGAAGCCGGGCGTCGCCGCGACCACTCGCCAGTCCGTTCTGGCCGCCCTCGACGTGCTGGGCTACGAGCGGCCGGTCCGGCTCCGGCAGCGCAGCGCGGGCCTGGTGGGCCTCATAACCCCGGAGCTGGAGAACCCCATATTCCCGGCCCTGGCGCAGGTCATCGGCCAGGCGCTGACCCGGCAGGGGTACACCCCGGTGCTCGCCACCCAGACCCCCGGCGGATCGACGGAGGACGAGCTGACGGAGATGCTGGTCGACCGGGGGGTCGCCGGCATCATCTTCGTCTCCGGTCTGCACGCCGACACCTCCGCCGACATGCAGCGTTACGAGCAGCTGCGCGCCCAGGGCGTGCCGTTCGTCCTCGTCGACGGTTTCTCACCGAAGGTGCAGGCCCCCTTCATCTCGCCGGACGACCGGGCGGCGATGTCCCTCGCGGTGACGCACCTGGTCTCGCTCGGTCACACCCGGATAGGTCTGGCGCTGGGTCCGAAGCGGTTCGTGCCGGTGCAGCGCAAGATCGAGGGTTTCGTCCGCACGATGCAGGACCAGCTGGGGCTCCAGGCGGCAACCGTCGAGTCCGAACTCGTCCAGCACTCCCTCTACACGCTGGAGGGCGGCCAGGCCGCGGCCATGGCGCTCATCGACCGCGACTGCACGGCGGTGGTGTGCGCGAGCGACATGATGGCGCTCGGCGCGATCCGGGCGGCCCGGCAGCGGGGGCTGGAGGTCCCGGACGACATCTCGGTCGTCGGCTTCGACGACTCCCCCCTGATCGCCTTCACCGACCCACCGCTGACGACCGTCCGCAAGCCGGTGCCGGCGATGGGACAGGCGGCGGTGCGAACGTTGCTGGAGGAGATCGGGGGGACTCCGGCGCCGCACAGCGAATTCGTGTTCATGCCGGAACTGGTGGTGCGGGGGTCGACCGCCTCGGCGCCTGGGGACCGCTCTCGTACCTGA
- a CDS encoding extracellular solute-binding protein: MRRGIAATALVASIALTATACGGSDSGESADGPVTITWWDTSNATNEAPTYKALVKEFEAANKNIKVKYVNVPFDQAQNKFDTAAGATGAPDILRSEVGWTPAFAKKGFFLPLDGTEALKDQDKFQPSLIKQAQYDGKTYGVPFVTDTLALVYNKELFEKAGITEAPKSWDDLKKAAATVKDKTGVDGYWGSTQAYYAQSFLYGEGTDTVDVAQKKITVNSAEAKKAYGTWLDLFDGKGLHKADTTADAYAHIQDAFVNGKVASIIQGPWEITNFYKGSAFKDKANLGIATVPAGSTGKAGAPTGGHNLSVYAGSDKAHQEASLKFVNFMTSAKSQETIALKNSTLPTRDDAYTAEVKGDPGIAGYQTVLAAAQPRPELPEYSSLWGPLETELLAIAGGKESLDKGLGNAETAIAKLVPDYSK, encoded by the coding sequence ATGCGGCGTGGCATAGCGGCCACCGCGCTGGTGGCGTCGATCGCCCTCACGGCGACGGCCTGCGGCGGAAGCGACAGCGGCGAATCGGCCGACGGTCCGGTCACCATCACCTGGTGGGACACCTCCAACGCCACCAATGAGGCGCCGACGTACAAGGCCTTGGTCAAGGAGTTCGAGGCCGCCAACAAGAACATCAAGGTCAAGTACGTCAACGTGCCCTTCGATCAGGCGCAGAACAAGTTCGACACCGCCGCCGGCGCCACGGGCGCGCCGGACATCCTGCGCTCCGAGGTCGGCTGGACGCCCGCCTTCGCCAAGAAGGGCTTCTTCCTGCCGCTGGACGGCACCGAGGCCCTCAAGGACCAGGACAAGTTCCAGCCCAGCCTGATCAAGCAGGCCCAGTACGACGGCAAGACCTACGGCGTCCCGTTCGTCACCGACACCCTGGCGCTGGTCTACAACAAGGAGCTCTTCGAGAAGGCCGGCATCACCGAGGCCCCGAAGAGCTGGGACGACCTGAAGAAGGCCGCCGCCACCGTCAAGGACAAGACCGGCGTCGACGGCTACTGGGGCTCCACCCAGGCCTACTACGCCCAGTCCTTCCTCTACGGCGAGGGCACCGACACCGTCGACGTCGCGCAGAAGAAGATCACCGTGAACTCCGCCGAGGCCAAGAAGGCGTACGGCACCTGGCTGGACCTCTTCGACGGCAAGGGCCTGCACAAGGCGGACACCACCGCCGACGCCTACGCCCACATCCAGGACGCCTTCGTCAACGGCAAGGTCGCCTCGATCATCCAGGGCCCGTGGGAGATCACGAACTTCTACAAGGGCTCGGCCTTCAAGGACAAGGCCAACCTGGGCATCGCCACCGTCCCGGCCGGCTCCACCGGCAAGGCGGGCGCCCCGACCGGCGGCCACAACCTCTCGGTCTACGCCGGCTCGGACAAGGCGCACCAGGAGGCGTCGCTGAAGTTCGTCAACTTCATGACCTCGGCGAAGTCCCAGGAGACCATCGCCCTGAAGAACTCCACGCTGCCCACGCGCGACGACGCCTACACCGCCGAGGTGAAGGGTGACCCGGGCATCGCCGGCTACCAGACCGTGCTCGCCGCCGCCCAGCCGCGCCCCGAGCTGCCCGAGTACAGCTCCCTGTGGGGTCCGCTGGAGACCGAGCTGCTCGCGATCGCCGGCGGCAAGGAGTCCCTGGACAAGGGCCTGGGCAACGCGGAGACCGCGATCGCCAAGCTGGTCCCGGACTACAGCAAGTGA
- a CDS encoding sugar ABC transporter permease produces the protein MTVAIDRATGQRRGEPGGRPGPLSRLKQSYQRYWYAYAMIAPVVVVLGVLVLYPLARGLYLTLTNANSLNSARTIGANHIEATYEFIGFDNYADILWGPTSYDRFWSHFIWTIVWTALCVALHYFIGLGLALLLNQKLRGRTFYRLILVLPWAVPTFVTVFGWRFMLADGGVINAGLEALHLPAPLWLEDTFWQRFAAIMVNTWCGVPFMMVSLLGGLQSIDSSLYEAAEMDGASAWQRFRYVTLPGLRSVSSTVVLLGVIWTFNQFAVIFLLFGDTAPEAQILVTWAYYLGFGQQPRDFAQSAAYGILLLAILIVFTSVYRRWLNRDEQQLAI, from the coding sequence ATGACAGTCGCCATCGACCGAGCGACCGGCCAACGCCGAGGTGAACCGGGCGGGCGCCCGGGCCCGCTGTCGCGCCTGAAGCAGTCGTACCAGCGGTACTGGTACGCGTACGCGATGATCGCCCCCGTGGTCGTCGTGCTCGGCGTCCTGGTGCTGTATCCGCTGGCGCGCGGGCTCTACCTCACCCTCACCAACGCCAACAGCCTCAACTCGGCGCGCACGATCGGCGCCAACCACATCGAGGCCACCTACGAGTTCATCGGCTTCGACAACTACGCCGACATCCTCTGGGGCCCGACGTCGTACGACCGCTTCTGGTCGCACTTCATCTGGACGATCGTCTGGACGGCGCTCTGCGTCGCCCTGCACTACTTCATCGGCCTCGGCCTCGCGCTGTTGCTCAACCAGAAGCTGCGCGGCCGCACCTTCTACCGGCTGATCCTGGTCCTGCCATGGGCCGTGCCGACCTTCGTCACCGTCTTCGGCTGGCGGTTCATGCTCGCCGACGGCGGTGTGATCAACGCCGGCCTCGAAGCACTGCACCTGCCGGCACCGCTGTGGCTGGAGGACACCTTCTGGCAGCGGTTCGCCGCGATCATGGTCAACACCTGGTGCGGTGTGCCGTTCATGATGGTCTCGCTGCTCGGCGGCCTGCAGTCCATCGACTCCTCGCTGTACGAGGCGGCGGAGATGGACGGCGCGAGCGCCTGGCAGCGCTTCCGCTACGTCACCCTGCCGGGCCTGCGCTCGGTCAGCTCCACCGTCGTACTCCTCGGCGTCATCTGGACGTTCAACCAGTTCGCCGTCATCTTCCTGCTGTTCGGCGACACCGCGCCCGAGGCGCAGATCCTCGTGACCTGGGCCTACTACCTCGGCTTCGGGCAGCAACCGCGTGACTTCGCGCAGTCGGCGGCCTACGGCATCCTGCTGCTGGCCATCCTGATCGTCTTCACCTCCGTCTACCGCCGCTGGCTGAACCGCGATGAGCAGCAGCTCGCGATCTGA
- a CDS encoding ABC transporter permease subunit — MSTTTPTTTGTATAAADRPTAPAPSAPRSRRRGENSRAGSLASHAILIVASLAALFPIAWLVFLSLGPDKDDYLHPGRIFGKMTFANYSHVLQETPFFDWLISTLVVSLGTTVLGVLIAATTGYAVSRMRFPGYRKFMWVLLVTQMFPVAVLMVPMYEILSELRLVDSYLGLVLVYCSTAVPYCAWLLKGYFDTIPFEIDEAGRVDGLTPFGTFARLILPLAKPGLAVAAFYSFITAFGEVAFASTFMLSDTKYTFAVGLQSFVSEHDAQRNLMAATAVLVAIPVSAFFYLVQKNLVTGLTAGGTKG; from the coding sequence ATGAGCACCACGACGCCCACGACGACCGGCACGGCCACGGCCGCCGCGGACCGGCCGACCGCGCCGGCCCCCTCGGCGCCCCGGAGCCGCCGACGCGGCGAGAACAGCCGCGCCGGCTCCCTCGCCTCCCACGCGATCCTCATCGTCGCGAGCCTGGCCGCACTCTTCCCGATCGCCTGGCTGGTCTTCCTGTCCCTCGGACCGGACAAGGACGATTACCTGCATCCCGGGCGCATCTTCGGCAAAATGACCTTTGCCAACTACTCGCACGTGCTTCAGGAGACACCGTTCTTCGACTGGCTGATCAGCACCCTCGTCGTCTCGCTCGGCACCACCGTCCTCGGGGTGCTGATCGCGGCGACCACCGGTTACGCCGTCTCCCGCATGCGCTTCCCGGGCTACCGGAAGTTCATGTGGGTGCTCCTGGTCACGCAGATGTTCCCGGTGGCCGTCCTGATGGTGCCGATGTACGAGATCCTCTCGGAACTGCGGCTCGTCGACAGCTACCTCGGCCTCGTCCTCGTCTACTGCTCGACGGCCGTGCCCTACTGCGCCTGGCTGCTCAAGGGCTACTTCGACACGATACCCTTCGAGATCGACGAGGCGGGACGCGTCGACGGGCTCACCCCCTTCGGCACCTTCGCACGGCTGATCCTGCCGCTCGCCAAGCCGGGCCTCGCGGTCGCCGCGTTCTACAGCTTCATCACCGCGTTCGGGGAGGTCGCCTTCGCCTCGACGTTCATGCTGTCCGACACGAAGTACACCTTCGCCGTCGGTCTGCAGAGCTTCGTCAGCGAACACGACGCCCAGCGCAACCTGATGGCGGCCACCGCCGTGCTGGTCGCGATCCCCGTCTCCGCGTTCTTCTACCTCGTGCAGAAGAACCTGGTGACGGGACTGACCGCGGGCGGCACCAAGGGCTGA
- a CDS encoding glycoside hydrolase family 13 protein translates to MSQQHSAADPAPTSDVATAPRRDWWRDAVIYQVYPRSFADSNGDGMGDLEGVRSRLPYLRDLGIDAVWLSPFYASPQADAGYDVADYRAVDPMFGSLLDADALIRDAHGLGLRIIVDLVPNHSSDQHEWFKRAVAEGPGSPLRDRYHFRPGKGADGEFPPNDWESIFGGPAWTRVTEPDGTPGEWYLHLFAPEQPDFNWDHPAVGDEFRSILRFWLDMGVDGFRIDVAHGLVKADGLPDLGAHDQLKLLGNDVMPFFDQDGVHAIYREWRLVLDEYAGDRIFVAEAWTPTVERTANYVRPDELHQAFNFQYLGTDWDAAELKVVIDRTLDAMRPVNAPATWVLSNHDVTRHATRFANEPGLGTQIRLAGDRALGLRRARAASLLMLALPGSAYVYQGEELGLPDVVDLPDEVRQDPAYFRGAGQDGFRDGCRVPIPWTRAGSSYGFGTGGSWLPQPAVWADLSVEAQTGVAESTLELYRTALSVRREQPGLGAGDSVEWLKAPGGVLAFRRGDFVCVANTTGEAVRIPAYGRVLVASGEVTVADDEAKLPGDTTVWWTTG, encoded by the coding sequence ATGAGCCAGCAGCACTCCGCCGCCGACCCGGCCCCGACCTCCGACGTCGCCACCGCCCCGCGCAGGGACTGGTGGCGCGACGCGGTGATCTACCAGGTCTATCCGCGCAGCTTCGCCGACAGCAACGGCGACGGCATGGGCGACCTGGAGGGCGTACGTTCCCGACTCCCGTACCTGCGCGACCTCGGCATCGACGCCGTGTGGCTCAGCCCGTTCTACGCCTCCCCGCAGGCCGACGCCGGCTACGACGTCGCCGACTACCGTGCGGTGGACCCGATGTTCGGATCGCTGCTCGACGCGGACGCCCTGATCCGCGACGCCCACGGGCTCGGCCTGCGCATCATCGTCGACCTGGTCCCGAACCACTCCTCCGACCAGCACGAGTGGTTCAAGCGGGCGGTGGCGGAGGGTCCCGGTTCGCCGCTGCGCGACCGCTACCACTTCCGCCCCGGCAAGGGCGCGGACGGTGAATTCCCGCCCAACGACTGGGAGTCCATCTTCGGCGGCCCGGCGTGGACGCGGGTGACGGAACCGGACGGCACCCCCGGCGAGTGGTACCTGCACCTCTTCGCCCCGGAGCAGCCCGACTTCAACTGGGACCACCCGGCGGTCGGCGACGAGTTCCGCTCCATCCTCCGCTTCTGGCTGGACATGGGCGTCGACGGCTTCCGTATCGACGTCGCCCACGGCCTGGTCAAGGCGGACGGCCTCCCGGACCTCGGCGCCCACGACCAGCTGAAGCTGCTGGGCAACGATGTCATGCCCTTCTTCGACCAGGACGGCGTCCACGCGATCTACCGCGAATGGCGCCTGGTGCTGGACGAGTACGCGGGGGACCGCATCTTCGTCGCGGAGGCCTGGACCCCGACCGTCGAACGCACCGCCAACTACGTCCGGCCGGACGAGCTCCACCAGGCCTTCAACTTCCAGTACCTGGGCACCGACTGGGACGCGGCCGAGCTGAAGGTCGTCATCGACCGCACGCTGGACGCGATGCGTCCGGTGAACGCCCCCGCGACGTGGGTGCTGTCGAACCACGACGTGACCCGCCACGCCACCCGCTTCGCCAACGAACCGGGCCTCGGCACGCAGATCCGCCTCGCGGGCGACCGAGCGCTGGGCCTGCGCCGCGCCCGCGCCGCCTCGCTCCTGATGCTGGCCCTGCCCGGCTCGGCCTACGTCTACCAGGGCGAGGAACTCGGCCTCCCCGACGTCGTCGACCTGCCGGACGAGGTCCGCCAGGACCCCGCGTACTTCCGGGGCGCCGGCCAGGACGGCTTCCGCGACGGCTGCCGGGTGCCGATCCCGTGGACCCGCGCCGGCTCCTCGTACGGCTTCGGCACCGGCGGCTCCTGGCTGCCGCAGCCCGCCGTATGGGCCGACCTGAGCGTCGAGGCGCAGACGGGCGTCGCGGAGTCGACCCTGGAGCTGTACCGCACGGCCCTGTCCGTCCGCCGTGAACAGCCCGGCCTCGGCGCGGGCGACTCGGTGGAGTGGCTGAAGGCCCCCGGCGGCGTCCTGGCCTTCCGCCGGGGCGACTTCGTGTGCGTCGCCAACACCACGGGCGAGGCGGTCCGCATCCCCGCGTACGGCCGGGTCCTGGTCGCGAGCGGCGAGGTGACGGTGGCCGACGACGAGGCGAAGCTGCCGGGCGACACGACGGTGTGGTGGACGACCGGCTGA